The Mobula hypostoma chromosome 5, sMobHyp1.1, whole genome shotgun sequence region TGACTCCTGTGTAATCCTCACCCCCCCACTCACCCTCACTGACTCCTGTGTaatcctcacccccccacacactcaccctcactgactCCTGTGTAATCCTCACCCCCCCATTCACTCACTCTCACTGACTCCTGTGTAATCCTCACCCCCCCATTCACTCACCCTCACTGACTCCTGTGTAAtcctcacccccccactccccctgaCTCCTGTGTAATCCTCACCCACCCCATTCACTCACCCTCACTGACTCCTGTGTAATCCTCACCCCCCCATTCACTCACCCTCACTGACTCCTGTGTAATCCTCACCCCCCCAACTCACTCACCCTCACTGAATCCTGTGTAATCCTCACCCCCCCAActcactcaccctcactgacTCCTGTGTAATCCTCACCCCCCCAActcactcaccctcactgacTCCTGTGTAATCCTCACCCCCCATTCACTCACCCTCACTGACTCCTGTGTAATCCTCACCCCCCCCATTCACTCACCCTCACTGAATCCTGTGTAATCCTCACCCCCCCATTCACTCACCCTCACTGACTCCTGTGTAATCCTCACCCCCCCATTCACCCTCACTGACTCCTGTGTAATCCTCACCCCCCCATTCACTCACCCTCACTGACTCCTGTGTAATCCTCACCCCCCActcactcaccctcactgacTCCTGTGTAATCCTCACCCCCCActcactcaccctcactgacTCCTGTGTAATCCTCACCCCCCACTGACTCCTGTGTAATCCTCACCCCCCCAActcactcaccctcactgacTCCTGTGTAAtcctcacccccccactccccctcactgACTCCTGTGTAATCCTCACCCACCCCACTCACCCTGACTCCTGTGTAATCCTCACCCCCCCAActcactcaccctcactgacTCCTGTGTAATCCTCACCCCCCCAActcactcaccctcactgacTCCTGTGTAATCCTCACCCCCCACTCACCCTGACTCCTGTGTAATCCTCACCCCCCCAActcactcaccctcactgacTCCTGTGTAATCCTCACCCCCCCACTCACCCTCACTGACTCCTGTGTAAtcctcacccccccactccccctcactgACTCCTGTGTAATCCTCACCCCCCCAACTCACTCACCCTCACTGAATCCTGTGTaatcctcacccccccacacactctcaccctcactgAGAGCACCACTTCCCACCCCCTCACTGGAAGCCAGTCAGCCAGCAGGATGTGGTCaagctgggtgggggggggagattggAAAGAGAATTAACACCCAAAAAGGGGGAAATCTGTTTTTCTCTACCCTCATCTCTAGgaaggaaaaaagagagaaagaaaagggggaagagagcAAGGGAGACAAAGAcagggaaagaaaaagaaagagacagggtgagccagagagaggggtgaaaagggggagtggggagtgtaaagaggacagacagagagacagacggggaaagggttggagagggagatgggCGAGGAGAAGGCTGGGGGCACTTCAGTGGGAATGAAGAAGTCTTAGGCGGGCTGTCCAGCCAGTGGGGCTAACTCCAGCTGGGGTCGTATCCACTCCAGTCCTCGGGCGGCGCCAGGTAGACCCTGCGGCTGCGGTACATGAAAGTGACGATGCCCCGGTAGCCTGCGCGGGGTACGCCCGATTTGAGGTCATCCATGGCGCCCAGGGCTTTGGCGAAGGCCTTGAAGGCATCGCGGGAGGTGTACTGGACGCGGACCTGGGAGGCCTCGGGCCGCTCGCCCCGTTGCAGCTCCTCTACCCGCAGGGTGGGCGCACTGTACACCTGCTGGGTGAAGGCCGGGTCGTACCGCTCCTTCTGCAGGTAGGACAGGTCCAGGCTGGTGAAAGGCACAAAACGCTCATTGAGCTTGATGAACTTGAGGTGCTGGTCGAAGAACTGCCCATTGCTGACGCCCTTACGGCCGAAGGTGATAGTTCGGGAGACCTCGGGCCGGATGCAGGAGCGGTCCTGCCTCTGGGCGGGATTCCGCATCCAGTCGTCCCAGAAGGCGCCGGGCCACTTGGGCTCCAGCTCCTCCCAAGTGGAGCGGAGCAGCATCCAGCCCAGGCCAGGGAAGAAATCAGTGCGGTAGAGGGCCTCGGGCCTTCCCACCTCCACCATCTGCTCCTTGCCATTATCGTTCCAGGCCGAGGCACACCAGAGGCTGGGGTCCTGAAGCAGGAGGGGCCGCAGGGCACGGAAGTACTCGAAGAAGTCCGGGGCCACCTCCAGGTCGTCCTCCACCACCACGGCGGCATCATAGTGGTAAGTGTGGAAGACCTGGTTAAGGGCCCACCGGTAGTGCCGGGCAATGCGGTAGTAACCTTGGAACTTGCGGTGGCCCGGGGGCACGGGCGGCTCACTCAGGTCTGGCTGCCGCAGGTGGAGGAGCTGGTCACCGTAGGAGGCGATGACCCGGGCCGTCTCTTCGTGGCCACAGTCCTGGCTGACCAGGATGGGGAAGAGCTCCTTGGAGGGCCGGTGTAGCAGCAGCTTATCCAGGCAGCGGCGGATGGTGGGGCGGTCACAGCcgatcaccagcacaggcagagGGCCGTCTTGGGGCAGGGGTCGGTGGGCCGAGGTGGGAGCCAGGGGATGCTGATTGCCATTCTCTCCTCGGCCCTGGCCCTGGCCCCGGCGCCACAGGCTCTGGTGCTCCTGGATCTGGTGCAGCAGCTTCTTCTGGACCTCTAGTTCCTGCTCCACCTCCTCAGCCACCTTCACCACCTGGCGGGTGAGGTCCTCGGGGTCCGGGACACCCGCCTCGCCTCCGCCAGCCCCTCCCGCTGGGGGCCGGGCCAGCAGGAAGAAGAGGAGCAGCAAGTTCCAGGCAATGAAGAGCAGCACGCCCCACGCCACCACGTTGCCCCGGCGCAGCATCCTGTGGGGCCCTGGCCGGGCGCGGCTCGCTTCCTTGCCGGTGTCACTCCATCAACCTGTGgcagagacagacacagacaggGTCAGGTTGGCTGAACGGTAAGCGGCAAACGGTTCCTGTTCATGCTGAGAGAGGGGCAgggcagaggggggggaggggccTGAGGAGGATAGGAGGTGGAGTGGAGACAGGagcaggggatggagggagaaaggtGAGTGAGGGGGGGTGGAGAGGCACGGTGGTGAGTTCAGGCTTCTTGGTGGGAAGGGAGGAAGCCTCCTAAACTCAACGAGACTTCACCTACTCAATCCTTGTAATGACAGACCTGCCAGGCCGTCTCAACCGGGTGACTTCCTGTTGAACTCCCTCAATAAGATGTTTGTCCTCTTTTTCTTTCAAGTTAAGTGGACCAAAATTATACACAGTACTgaagatgtggtctcaccaaggtcctatataattACGGTAAAACATATTGATTCCTGTAGTTAAATCCTCTTGCGccaaaggccaacataccatttgcctgCTGCGGTGTGTGcaatagcagttagcatgacactattacagctcagagttcaattccaacatcatctgtaaggatgttctccctgtgaacacctggtttcctccaggtgctccagttcaatgatgtactggtcagtaggttaactggtctttgTACATTGTCAGTAAGTTGCTGGCATTGCGGCTAGAAGGACCAGAAGGCCTATTCTGagctgtctctaaataaatattttaccCTTCAATAATATAACTTCTGAAAGTTACCCAGGTCCCACTGAACACCATCATTTCCCAATCTCTGTTTAAAACAAAACCGCAGAATTTCTGACTCCACCTACGTTCTGCCTCCAAGCAGCAAAGTGCCAGCCTGCCCATCTGCTCCCTGTACTTTAGGTCCtggaatcctggcaacatccttgtcaatcttttctgcactctctccatctcGTACATCTCTGATGTAATGTCTCAACCCCAACACTCAGTGTCCTaactgaaggccaacataccaaatgccttcttatTTTTATGATTAATCATTCTCTAAATGTCTAGAAATGTTTCCTCCTAAGTTTATACCAAATTCCATTTTGAAAGGTGCCAATGCCCTTTCCGAACCTCCCTTTCAGGCAGTGTTTGCCAGATCAGGATAATCTGCTGTCTGACACAGTCTCTTTTGCACACAGTTTGAACTCTGATGACAAGTCTCCTGCTCTCAGTGGAAAGGCTCTCATCTATTCTGTCCACATTCTTCAGAGCTCTGAACGCCTCTAACAAATCTCTTGATCCTCTCTgttctggggtggggggagggggaagggggtggtAGCCTTGCCAATTCCAACATCGTCTCAAACCCA contains the following coding sequences:
- the mgat1b gene encoding alpha-1,3-mannosyl-glycoprotein 2-beta-N-acetylglucosaminyltransferase b gives rise to the protein MLRRGNVVAWGVLLFIAWNLLLLFFLLARPPAGGAGGGEAGVPDPEDLTRQVVKVAEEVEQELEVQKKLLHQIQEHQSLWRRGQGQGRGENGNQHPLAPTSAHRPLPQDGPLPVLVIGCDRPTIRRCLDKLLLHRPSKELFPILVSQDCGHEETARVIASYGDQLLHLRQPDLSEPPVPPGHRKFQGYYRIARHYRWALNQVFHTYHYDAAVVVEDDLEVAPDFFEYFRALRPLLLQDPSLWCASAWNDNGKEQMVEVGRPEALYRTDFFPGLGWMLLRSTWEELEPKWPGAFWDDWMRNPAQRQDRSCIRPEVSRTITFGRKGVSNGQFFDQHLKFIKLNERFVPFTSLDLSYLQKERYDPAFTQQVYSAPTLRVEELQRGERPEASQVRVQYTSRDAFKAFAKALGAMDDLKSGVPRAGYRGIVTFMYRSRRVYLAPPEDWSGYDPSWS